From one Salinibacterium hongtaonis genomic stretch:
- a CDS encoding pseudouridine synthase encodes MSADRNMADPSSDGVRLQKLMAAAGVASRRVSEDLIAAGRVEVNGEVVTELGRRVLPEDLVSVDGVAIQLDTTRRYLMLNKPVGIVSSLQDERGRPDLSRYVSQYEERLFNVGRLDAQTSGLLILTNDGELAHVLAHPSFGVMKTYIARVEGKMTAQTVARLTKGVELDDGPIAADKARILATSGSAANETMVEVTLHSGRNRIVRRMLDEVGHPVIDLVRRQFGPLHLGTLQAGQMRDLTKAEMGELLTIAREAQAANPTAASDNGEQAGGKGTKKK; translated from the coding sequence ATGTCCGCGGATAGAAACATGGCCGACCCGTCGTCAGACGGCGTTCGCCTGCAAAAGCTCATGGCCGCGGCCGGTGTCGCGTCGAGGCGGGTCTCGGAGGACCTCATCGCCGCCGGGCGCGTAGAGGTGAACGGCGAGGTCGTCACCGAACTGGGCCGTCGGGTGCTGCCGGAGGACCTCGTTTCGGTTGATGGCGTTGCCATTCAGCTGGACACGACCCGCCGCTACCTCATGCTCAACAAGCCCGTGGGCATCGTGAGCTCCCTGCAGGACGAACGCGGGCGCCCCGACCTGAGCCGTTACGTTTCGCAGTACGAGGAGCGGCTATTCAACGTAGGGCGCCTCGACGCGCAGACATCCGGGCTTCTCATCCTGACTAATGACGGAGAGCTCGCCCACGTGCTCGCCCACCCGTCATTTGGGGTGATGAAGACCTACATCGCGCGGGTCGAGGGCAAGATGACCGCGCAGACGGTCGCGCGCTTGACTAAGGGCGTTGAACTCGACGACGGGCCGATCGCTGCCGACAAGGCTCGAATCCTCGCAACGTCCGGCAGTGCGGCCAACGAAACGATGGTTGAGGTGACGCTGCACTCCGGGCGCAACCGCATCGTGCGTCGCATGCTCGACGAGGTCGGGCACCCCGTGATCGACCTCGTACGTCGCCAGTTTGGCCCCCTCCACCTGGGCACTCTCCAGGCGGGACAGATGCGCGACCTTACTAAGGCCGAAATGGGGGAGCTGCTGACGATCGCCCGTGAGGCACAAGCGGCGAATCCCACCGCAGCTTCTGACAACGGTGAGCAGGCGGGCGGCAAGGGAACGAAGAAGAAATGA
- a CDS encoding prephenate dehydrogenase, with product MSESTPDPVRTVGPVRVVGAGLLGASVGLGLSAKGIDVIVHDASPTALSLAIDYGAGRKARDTDDPALIVVAVPPDLTAEVVAQELKAFPDALVTDVASVKVAPLSELSLVGADLSRYIGSHPMAGRERGGAISARADLFIGRPWVIAAHAGIPPTQTAVIERLALDLGAVPVRMSAEEHDRAVALVSHAPQAVSTLLARRLADAPESSLSLAGQGLRDTTRIAASDPALWVQIMGANSTYIIEVLRDIRTDLDVLIHSLSDQEANGARRSLAQILAGGNNGVARIPGKHGIDRRFAQIVVKVDDSPGELARLLTEIGEAGVNMEDLRIEHSPGADIGLAEIAVLPEAEERLVGVLEERGWKIAGAYL from the coding sequence ATGAGCGAATCGACTCCCGATCCGGTGCGCACGGTAGGGCCAGTGCGCGTTGTCGGCGCCGGTCTGCTGGGTGCGAGTGTTGGCCTTGGTCTTTCGGCCAAGGGCATCGACGTGATCGTGCACGACGCGTCGCCCACGGCCCTCAGCCTTGCAATCGACTACGGCGCAGGCCGAAAAGCTCGCGACACCGACGACCCCGCGCTGATCGTGGTCGCCGTCCCGCCGGATCTGACGGCGGAAGTGGTCGCTCAAGAACTCAAGGCTTTTCCCGACGCGCTCGTCACCGATGTGGCGAGCGTCAAAGTCGCACCGCTCTCTGAGCTGAGCCTTGTCGGCGCCGATCTCTCTCGCTACATCGGCTCGCATCCCATGGCCGGGCGCGAGCGCGGCGGGGCAATCTCCGCCAGGGCAGACCTCTTCATCGGCCGCCCCTGGGTCATCGCCGCCCATGCCGGCATCCCACCGACGCAGACCGCAGTGATCGAGCGCCTCGCTCTCGACCTCGGCGCCGTTCCCGTTCGCATGTCGGCCGAGGAGCACGATCGTGCCGTCGCCCTGGTGTCACACGCGCCGCAGGCCGTCTCGACACTGCTGGCGCGGCGGCTGGCGGATGCGCCAGAGAGTTCGCTGTCTCTTGCGGGGCAAGGGCTGCGGGATACGACGCGCATCGCCGCGAGCGACCCCGCGCTCTGGGTGCAGATCATGGGGGCGAACTCGACTTACATCATCGAGGTGCTCCGCGACATTCGCACGGATCTCGACGTGCTCATCCACTCGCTGTCAGACCAGGAGGCGAACGGGGCACGCAGATCGCTCGCCCAGATTCTCGCCGGCGGCAACAACGGTGTGGCCCGCATTCCCGGCAAGCACGGAATCGATCGACGCTTCGCGCAGATCGTGGTCAAGGTCGACGACAGCCCCGGCGAGCTCGCCCGCCTGCTCACCGAGATCGGGGAGGCCGGGGTGAACATGGAGGATCTGCGCATCGAGCACTCCCCAGGAGCTGACATCGGTCTCGCTGAGATTGCGGTGCTGCCGGAGGCAGAAGAGCGCCTCGTCGGGGTGCTCGAGGAACGCGGATGGAAGATAGCGGGGGCATACCTGTGA
- the cmk gene encoding (d)CMP kinase produces MEDSGGIPVSTTDKIVVAIDGPAGSGKSSVSKAAARRLGFSYQDTGAAYRALAWYVAERGIDTADEAAVVEALRDFDYAIGIDPDNYFVRVGGIDVEEAIREPRISAIVSSVARILPVRAYLVELFRHVIETSDTPGIITEGRDITTVVCPDAPVRILLTASEEARMARRSAEISGQSAADVAKNLLSRDAQDSRVVDFMNAADGVTVIDSTDLDFDQTIQAVVDLIDAQAGESAS; encoded by the coding sequence ATGGAAGATAGCGGGGGCATACCTGTGAGCACGACAGACAAGATCGTTGTAGCGATCGACGGACCAGCCGGCAGCGGCAAATCCAGCGTGAGCAAGGCGGCAGCCCGCAGACTGGGATTCTCTTACCAAGACACAGGGGCCGCCTATCGCGCGCTCGCCTGGTACGTGGCGGAACGCGGAATCGATACCGCAGACGAGGCGGCGGTTGTCGAGGCGCTGCGCGACTTTGATTACGCCATCGGAATCGACCCGGACAACTACTTCGTGCGGGTGGGTGGCATAGATGTGGAAGAAGCCATTCGGGAGCCGAGGATTTCGGCCATCGTGAGCTCGGTTGCGCGCATCCTTCCGGTGCGTGCTTACCTGGTGGAGCTGTTTCGCCACGTGATCGAAACGAGCGATACACCGGGCATCATCACGGAGGGCAGAGACATCACAACAGTGGTGTGCCCGGATGCTCCGGTGCGGATTCTTCTCACAGCATCGGAAGAAGCTAGAATGGCTAGACGCTCCGCCGAGATTTCGGGGCAGTCGGCTGCAGATGTGGCGAAGAACCTCCTCTCGCGCGATGCCCAAGATTCGCGTGTCGTGGACTTCATGAACGCTGCGGACGGCGTTACCGTCATCGACTCCACCGATCTCGACTTCGACCAGACCATCCAGGCGGTGGTCGACCTGATCGACGCGCAGGCGGGTGAATCGGCCTCATAG